The window CAGTTCATTATTATAAGTTCTCTTGATTCCAACATTGTAAGACCTCCTTCTCCTAACACTATGTTTCATGTCAAGACCGAGATGATAATAATCCGTTGTGCATGGTCTGCTGACAGTGAAGCCATACATTATGCTTTTGCCGTGTTACTTTATAGAGGGAAGGCCGGTACCCTTATCTAGTGGGATATCACGCTGTTCGATTTCATGATGGGAACAGATGTAGGTTGGAAATCCATGAAGGTTCTAAAGGGCCTTTGTTTTTTGGGATGTGGCCACCCTTCCCATTTCAGTATCATGCATTTGCTGATATCCTCTGCAAGGAAAAACATCAATAGTTACATGACTAATTTGAGATTACATCTGCAGATGGACATTCATGTTCTGGGCAAACTCTGATCAATTCCGGAAGACAAAGTGTTCCCTGCATGGAGATCTGGCATGGGAAGAGGTAGATGACCGGATGTTACTGTTTGACGCTTAGATTGGAGTTTTCGTCTGATGAAATTAATGTAATTTCTGCTGGACTCGATTCGGGTCACTACATTTGCCTCCTGTCTTCTGTTGCTGATCCTCCATTTTTAAGCATTACAGAAGTTCTGGACACTAAGCACTAACGTGTGTTTCTTTACTTTCTATGAATCATGCAGTCTTTTGGTTTTCTATGAATCATGCAGAACGATATTAAGTTTACATATTCAAGAAGAAAACGTCACAAAGAAATCCGAGAACACTCAATCCATGGTTTTACCAGCTCCATATGAGATTATGATTATGAAAGAATCCCGAGTAATAGTTCCGAAAACAGCGAGCTCAAGCAAATCTCGTCAAAACTCATATTACGCCGATTAATGTTGAGCTGGGGCCAAGGGTGTCTAAAGGTACTGTTAGCTCAGTTTAGATGTAGTCTTGCTCTGTTGCAACTTTTGATAGGTTACATGTTGAGGAAATAATGGATCCCTTGAATTCTCCATCGTCCAAGGAAAACAAAAGCAATCATATAGACTCTTTTTCGTGGTGCAGGTAAAAATTAGATGCAGTTCCTCTATTGATCATATGGTTTCTGAACTAGAACGTAAATCGCTCCCGAACTctttgccatttttttttcaagttttcTTGGGCTAACTTAATGTCCGTTTATGTAACAATCTCCGAACATGATCTAGTGAATAGGGAAATTGTGCCAGCTGAGGATGCAGAGGTTGATTATGCAGCTTGAAATTCTGAATTAACATGCCGATAATGCTGCTCCTGAAAATTCAGGGAATGAATAACACAAACCTattatcttttaaaataataaattacctACTAAATagtaagaaatttattattttataagatAGAAAAGTTATTTCGTAAcgaactaattttttttttgttaaatagcGAATTTCCTTATAGTAAATTTTGTATcatcatataataataataataataataataataataataataataaaggttTATTgcattatataatttaatgtTGACAGATATTCTTAAATTTATCTCAACGTCATTTTTTTACTTGAAGTATCTCAAtgttgttatttttattttaccatCTAGCCCTCTGGGAATAGATGATATCAAACTAGCCATATTGGGATACTTCAGACGAAAAAATGATATTGGGTTAAAACTAAAAATCCTTTCAAATGTGAGGGTGCAATTAACCTAATAATAAAGTCCAGAAATCTCTAATGGCGGCCCATATTATATCGTTTCGATCGACCGTCACGCTGtaaagaaggagagagaggagaagagcAGCTGAAGCAGAGAAGGCTTCGGAGAGCTGCGCtcatcagcagcagcagcagaaggAAGGATGAACTACCAGGTGCAGAAGAACACCCTCTACGTCGGAGGGTTGGCGGAGGAGGTGAACGAGGCGATTCTCCACGCCGCCTTCATACCCTTCGGGGACATCAAGGACGTCAAGACCCCGCTGGACCAGGCTACCCAGAAGCACCGCTCCTTCGGCTTCGTCACCTTCCTCGAACGCGAGGACGCCGCCGCCGCCATGGACAACATGGATGGCGCTGAGCTCTACGGCCGCGTCCTCACCGTCAACTACGCTCTCCCCGAGCGCATCAAGGGTGGCGAGCAGGGTTGGGCTGCTCAGCCCAGTACGCCTCctcttcccttctcttcccCTTTCCCTCACCCCCTTTTTTCTCTATTGATGATGATTCCTAAATGGCTGCTCCGGAAAACCTAGCTCCAGCTCTTGATTTATTCCTGCATTTGTTCTCTTCAATTGCATGACCGTTGCCTGGATTTTTGGGATATGGCTGCTGTCGTTGCTGTTGGGCCAGCTCTAGATTGGTTTTAGGGTCTAGGGTTTTAGCAGATTTAACTGGTATTGGCGATAAATATGATTAGTTGCATGATTCGCTCACTGTGCACTTCTTGGTGTGAAGTAAATTTGATTGGTGCCGCCTCTATCGAGTAAAACTTGTATATGATCTCTCTCTGAGATAAAGGCGAATTTTTGTTGCGCTTCTGGTAAGCTAAGAAGGAGATTCTTCGCCCTTGATTGTTATGATGGGGCGGAAACGAATAGGAACAGAGAGGTGTCAGCAGGTAGAGAGCCTTGTTGTATAGATTAGGGCAGCTCAGTGGCTGCTAGTGCGTAATCACGCTCTATTAGCTAACTACGATGTCAATTAGATGGCATGTATGCTATAATTATCCGGTGTACCTTTTCGGCTCTTCCTTAGGCACGGTTCCTCACCTTGGACTAGATTGAGTTCTTCTTTTATTGGGATTGTGTAGCTCCGGTTTTTATGCGTGCTTGACTGTAGTTTTATTAACTCTATTGCAGCTATTCTAGAAAAGGGCTTTTGTCTCTTATAATCCGTTTCTTCTCTTTGCGAAGAAGAAGATTTGTTTCTGGTTCTCTCTTGTTGATATTCTGTTACCATTGTAAATGCATATACCTTAACTATAGCCTGatgatataaaatttgaactagaaagaaaatgtaacTAGCTAGCAGCAATTTATTTAATGGAACATTTCTGTTGTAGGAGAAAGAAACTGGACTGTGAATCTGATAGTTTGTCCTTGTACACAGCTCTCGACCTGAACTGAGTTTGTCCTTTGTTTCATGAAATTGATCTAGGATTAGGCTCCCCACCTTTATCCCTTGCTCGTGCTGTATCATGCGCCTGTGGGTGTGCGCTTCACTCTGTGGGCTGTTCTGCTGCTGCAGAAATTTGAATCTACTTTTTGTGTAGTACCGAGTTAAAGGCTTTCGCTGACTATGTTGTGTGTCGTCTCTCAGTTTGGGCGGATGCTGATACATGGTTCGAGCGGCAGCAACAAGAGGAGGAGTTTCAACGGTTGCAGGCTGAGAATAGGGCCGCAATGGAGGCTGCAGAGGAGTTACGCAGGAAGCAGATGGCCCAAGACCGAGAGGGCGAGAAGGAAGATGACACCACTGAAGTGAAGGATGACCCAATGGCCCAGGCTGAAGCTGAAGCTTTGCAGCAGAATAACAAGTGAAGTAAcgtttcattgtttttcttttttggcccCCATCTCCAAACAAAGTGGTTTCTCAGCAAATTGCATTAATTGTAACTGAGCTTTTGTTCCATCAACTAACTGAGATCTGTATCATATTCTGCATTTTATAAACCGGTGCGATGGTATAGAGGAGCAGATGATTTTCTAATGCAAATTCTGAGGATTCGGCTCTTGTGATCtcttctttggctttttcatcCTCAAAACTCCAATACTGAAAGAGATGGTAATCGACTGTTGAGACTGTCATCAAGTTTTTGTCCGTGTGGTTAGAGAGAAAATCTCCGAAGTTAcagatttaaaattttaagatgTGAGACTAGAGTTCGGCTCGAACTTAGCTGGGTTCCGCTCGTCCCTGGCGTGGGGAAGTTAATTATCCCTGGTCAAATGACATAAactaataaacaaaaatgacGACTGCATGGTGATGAAGTTTGCATGTACCTTGCCGAACAATCTACATGTGAGGCATGGAATCGTATCTAACTGTTTAAAACCTATCAATGTGGGAGGTTGTTCTCGAATTCGACGTGAACAGTAACACGAAGAATCTTGATGAGTGAAGGTACAAGATGTGCAGCAGAAAAAGACTAGTTTCCAAGAACTGCGATTATTGTGAGCCTTACACCACAATTTTCAGCCCTCTTGAATCCAATACAAGCAGCAACCAGAATGCTGGATAAAAATCGAAAAGTACATGCAGAGAAGGGCATGCAAAGGCCGAGATCCCGCTTGAGTTCCAGCAGCAAGACATACCAGAAAGTGAATGATCTACTTAAGTTATCTGCTTTATTACCCTTccctaaaataaaatataatcacACTTCCCACTAACCTCTTGTAGCAGAGGAAGAGTATTAACTAAGACGGTGAAAAATCGAGCCCGAGCCAGAAGAAAATTTACTTCTGTGTTTCCTAAAAGGCGTCATAAACTGTGTCGCTGTACTAGGTACAATCATATACCTTCTCTTTGGCAAAGAAGATCAATCTCATCAAATCCTACTCGGAAAAACCCGAACCATTGAGCTTAGAGGCAGCACTCCTGTCCAAGAACCACACCAGGTTTCCTGAGCTTGGGCTCACCATCTGAGCTGGCAGGGATGAGCAGTCGGGCCCCGAATTGCCAGCCATTACCATCTGCACAGCTCTGGCCTTGTTCTCCCCTGTTATCACAATGGCGACATTGGAGGCAGAGTTTATCACTGGCAGGGTAAAAGTGATCCTCTCTGGTGGGGGCTTCGGGGAATCAGTCAGGAAGGTCACCCACTCATTCTTCTCATCAAGGGCACCATGGCCCGGGAATAGGGAGGCCACATGCCCATCCAGGCCCATCCCAAGGAGTATGAGGTCAAATTTGGGGCAGTCGCTGATGTCAGAAGCGCAGACTGTCCGGGTCCTCacaagttgtctgatgacaAACTCGTAGTCGCTCGCTGCTTGCTCAGCTGAAACAGTATCGTTGATCGAGTGGATATGGCCTGGGACCACCGGAACCTGAAGAAAAGTTTAGGAGAACTGTATATCACACTGTTGTTTTGCTTATCTTGCTTTTAAAGGTATCC of the Punica granatum isolate Tunisia-2019 chromosome 6, ASM765513v2, whole genome shotgun sequence genome contains:
- the LOC116212386 gene encoding peptidyl-prolyl cis-trans isomerase E; the protein is MNYQVQKNTLYVGGLAEEVNEAILHAAFIPFGDIKDVKTPLDQATQKHRSFGFVTFLEREDAAAAMDNMDGAELYGRVLTVNYALPERIKGGEQGWAAQPIWADADTWFERQQQEEEFQRLQAENRAAMEAAEELRRKQMAQDREGEKEDDTTEVKDDPMAQAEAEALQQNNK
- the LOC116209892 gene encoding probable 6-phosphogluconolactonase 1; this translates as MALSKVFHNDRGELRIHESLDDLAASLAEYIAELSEVSVKDHGVFSIVLSGGSLVGLMGKLCEAPYIRTVDWARWHIFWSDERVVSKSHSDSNYKLAKDELLSKVPVVPGHIHSINDTVSAEQAASDYEFVIRQLVRTRTVCASDISDCPKFDLILLGMGLDGHVASLFPGHGALDEKNEWVTFLTDSPKPPPERITFTLPVINSASNVAIVITGENKARAVQMVMAGNSGPDCSSLPAQMVSPSSGNLVWFLDRSAASKLNGSGFSE